In Erigeron canadensis isolate Cc75 chromosome 7, C_canadensis_v1, whole genome shotgun sequence, one DNA window encodes the following:
- the LOC122607704 gene encoding zeatin O-glucosyltransferase-like produces the protein MASNKEVVVAMVPFVTQGHLNQLLHLSRIISAYNLPVHFICTATHIRQARLRVHGPNSQNDNNNNIIFHELPDLDFISPPPNPNGPNGFPSHLIPSINSSLNLRGPVADIIRSLSKTSRRVAVVHDSAMSYVVQDVKMIPNAETYVFRALSVFYSFCFSFERLGKEIPFENETIRKIPTSAETMSREFLEFVKIQYSHQTFHVGNIYDSSRAIEGRFLEKLEKDEIYGKNHWAVGPFNGVKKLETDISASSQNRDTSLQWLDKQPSKSVIYVSFGTTTTFTDEQIKELAIGLEKSGQRFLWVLRDADKGDVFKNEEGKGVGLPKGFEERVQGRGLVVRKWAPQVEILGHSATAGFVSHCGWNSCMEALTAGVPIATWPFHSDQPRNAFLLVDVLGVALTMKEWASRNEVLTSAKVEEVIRKLMDTKEGTMIKKRAADLGDDLRRSMDEDGVTSKELDSLISYIRR, from the coding sequence ATGGCATCTAATAAAGAAGTGGTGGTAGCAATGGTACCCTTTGTAACACAAGGCCATCTCAACCAACTCCTCCACCTCTCCCGCATCATCTCCGCCTACAACCTCCCTGTCCACTTCATTTGCACCGCCACCCATATCCGCCAGGCCCGTTTACGTGTCCACGGCCCAAACTCACAAAatgacaacaacaacaacattatTTTCCATGAACTCCCCGATCTTGACTTTATATCCCCACCTCCTAACCCAAATGGCCCAAATGGATTCCCTTCTCATCTTATCCCTTCTATTAACTCGTCTCTTAATCTCCGCGGGCCAGTGGCCGATATAATTCGTTCTTTGTCGAAAACGTCTAGGAGAGTCGCGGTCGTACATGACTCTGCCATGTCTTACGTCGTGCAAGACGTGAAAATGATACCAAATGCTGAGACGTACGTCTTTCGTGCACTTTCtgttttttactctttttgttttagttttgaaAGGCTAGGGAAAGAGATTCCGTTTGAAAACGAAACGATACGAAAGATACCGACTTCGGCGGAAACAATGAGTCGGGAATTTTTGGAGTTTGTCAAGATTCAATATTCGCATCAAACGTTTCATGTTGGAAATATATATGATTCATCTAGAGCTATTGAAGGAAGGTTTCTTGAAAAGCTAGAAAAAGATGAGATATATGGTAAAAACCATTGGGCCGTTGGACCGTTTAACGGTGTGAAGAAGCTAGAGACCGATATCTCGGCTAGTTCACAAAACCGTGACACAAGCTTGCAATGGCTAGACAAGCAACCTTCAAAGTCGGTGATTTATGTTTCTTTTGGCACGACGACTACCTTCACGGATGAACAAATCAAAGAGCTCGCTATCGGGCTAGAGAAAAGCGGGCAAAGATTTTTGTGGGTGTTAAGGGATGCCGATAAAGGGGACGTGTTTAAGAATGAAGAGGGTAAGGGGGTTGGGTTGCCAAAAGGATTTGAAGAGAGGGTACAGGGGAGAGGGTTGGTGGTGAGAAAATGGGCCCCCCAAGTAGAGATTTTGGGTCATTCGGCGACCGCTGGGTTTGTAAGTCATTGTGGGTGGAACTCCTGCATGGAAGCATTGACTGCAGGAGTTCCAATCGCCACGTGGCCTTTCCATTCTGATCAGCCACGCAACGCCTTTTTGTTGGTAGATGTTTTAGGGGTCGCATTGACTATGAAGGAGTGGGCGAGTAGAAATGAGGTTTTAACATCGGCAAAGGTGGAGGAAGTTATAAGAAAGTTAATGGATACGAAGGAAGGGACTATGATAAAGAAGAGAGCGGCGGATTTGGGTGATGATTTGCGGAGGtcaatggatgaagatggtgtgaCAAGCAAAGAATTGGATTCACTCATTTCATATATCCGTAGGTAG
- the LOC122607297 gene encoding zeatin O-glucosyltransferase-like, with product MASEQVVVVMVPFLAQGHLNQLLNLSRLISAYNIPIHFISTETYIRQARKRLHGWNPNNHIRFHEVQDPELTSPPPDPNAKSHFPTHLQVIFNSTLQLRHPVADLIRSLSRNSQRVAVVHDTLMTYVVQDVKEMDKNVQTYVFRPLSVFHFFCSAWENLGRELPFEVNTIRRLPSSPSLSMSQDFVDFVKLQYAHSITNAGSIYDSSRVIEEKFLKLLEKEEISGKNHWAVGPFNPIEIGTDDPKTDHHIRHKCLQWLDKQPASSVIYVSFGTTTTFTNEQITELAIGLERSEQRFLWVLRGADKGDVFDKDGPRVMLPEGFEERVKGRGLVVREWAPQLEILGHLSTGGFVSHCGWNSCMEAMTRGVVIAAWPIHTDQPYNAILLTDVLRIAVVMRDWVSRDELLTSVAVEKVVRMLMESGEGQVIRKRAAEYGGELRRSMLEGGIGHKELNSLISHIRGRDMESES from the coding sequence atggCATCCGAACAAGTGGTAGTAGTAATGGTCCCGTTTTTAGCACAAGGCCATCTAAACCAACTCCTTAACCTCTCTCGCCTCATCTCCGCATATAATATCCCAATCCACTTCATTAGCACTGAAACCTACATCCGCCAGGCTCGTAAACGTCTCCACGGCTGGAACCCGAACAACCATATTCGGTTCCATGAAGTCCAAGACCCTGAACTCACTTCACCACCACCTGACCCAAATGCTAAATCTCATTTCCCTACACACCTCCAGGTTATCTTTAACTCCACACTTCAACTTCGCCATCCTGTAGCTGACCTCATCCGCTCTCTTTCGCGAAATTCGCAACGAGTAGCCGTGGTTCATGACACTCTCATGACTTATGTCGTCCAAGATGTGAAAGAAATGGACAAGAATGTTCAAACATATGTGTTTCGGCCTTTAtctgtttttcactttttttgttCTGCTTGGGAAAACCTCGGGCGCGAGCTACCTTTCGAAGTAAATACGATACGTAGGCTTCCAAGTTCACCTAGTCTAAGTATGAGCCaagattttgttgattttgtaaAGCTACAATACGCGCATAGTATTACAAATGCTGGAAGTATATATGATTCATCTAGAGTTATAGAAGAGAAATTTCTTAAATtacttgaaaaagaagaaatttCAGGGAAAAACCATTGGGCCGTTGGCCCATTTAATCCCATAGAGATCGGGACTGATGACCCAAAGACGGATCACCATATCCGTCATAAATGCTTACAATGGCTGGACAAGCAGCCTGCAAGCTCTGTGATTTACGTATCGTTTGGAACTACAACTACGTTCACAAATGAGCAGATCACAGAGCTTGCCATTGGATTGGAAAGAAGTGAGCAAAGATTTTTGTGGGTGTTGAGGGGTGCAGATAAAGGGGATGTGTTTGACAAAGACGGGCCACGGGTCATGTTGCCCGAAGGATTTGAAGAAAGGGTCAAGGGTCGAGGGTTGGTTGTTAGGGAATGGGCGCCCCAATTGGAAATATTGGGTCATTTGTCAACAGGCGGGTTTGTGAGTCATTGTGGATGGAACTCATGTATGGAAGCAATGACAAGAGGGGTCGTGATTGCTGCATGGCCGATCCATACAGATCAGCCATACAATGCGATTTTGTTAACGGACGTTTTAAGGATTGCGGTCGTGATGAGAGATTGGGTGTCTAGAGACGAGTTGTTAACGTCTGTGGCGGTGGAGAAGGTTGTTAGGATGTTGATGGAGTCAGGGGAAGGGCAGGTGATAAGGAAGAGAGCGGCGGAATATGGTGGTGAGTTGCGGAGGTCAATGTTGGAAGGCGGTATTGGTCATAAAGAATTGAACTCACTCATTTCGCATATTCGAGGTAGAGATATGGAATCGGAATCTTAG